The Sciurus carolinensis chromosome 18, mSciCar1.2, whole genome shotgun sequence genome contains a region encoding:
- the Maz gene encoding myc-associated zinc finger protein isoform X3 — MDPSNWSSFIFQGHAQNPLQVGAELQSRFFASQGCAQSPFQAAPAPPPTPQAPAAEPLQVDLLPVLAAAQESAAAAAAAAAAAAAVVTAPPAPAAASTVDTAALKQPPAPPPPPPPVSAPAAEAAPPASAATIAAAAATAVVSPTSTVAVAPVASALEKKTKSKGPYICALCAKEFKNGYNLRRHEAIHTGAKAGRVPSGAMKMPTMVPLSLLSVPQLSGAGGGGGEAGAGGGTAAVAAGGVVTTTASGKRIRKNHACEMCGKAFRDVYHLNRHKLSHSDEKPYQCPVCQQRFKRKDRMSYHVRSHDGAVHKPYNCSHCGKSFSRPDHLNSHVRQVHSTERPFKCEKCEAAFATKDRLRAHTVRHEEKVPCHVCGKMLSSAYISDHMKVHSQGPHHVCELCNKGFTTAAYLRIHAVKDHGLQAPRADRILCKLCSVHCKTPAQLAGHMQTHLGGAAPPVPGDAPQPQPTC; from the exons ATGGATCCCAGCAACTGGAGCAGCTTCATCTTCCAG GGTCACGCCCAGAACCCCCTGCAGGTCGGGGCTGAGCTCCAGTCCCGCTTCTTTGCCTCCCAGGGCTGCGCCCAGAGTCCATTCCAG GCCGCGCCGGCGCCCCCACCCACGCCCCAGGCCCCGGCGGCCGAGCCCCTCCAGGTGGACTTGCTCCCGGTCCTCGCCGCCGCCCAGGAATCCGCCGCGGCTGCTGcggccgccgccgctgccgccgccgccgtgGTGACTGCACCCCCGGCCCCGGCCGCCGCCTCCACAGTGGACACAGCGGCCCTGAAGCAGCCCCCGGCGCCCCCTCCGCCACCCCCGCCTGTGTCGGCGCCCGCCGCCGAGGCCGCGCCCCCCGCCTCTGCCGCCACCATCGCCGCAGCGGCGGCCACCGCTGTCGTCTCCCCAACCTCGACGGTCGCCGTGGCCCCTGTTGCGTCTGCCTTGGAGAAGAAGACAAAGAGCAAGGGGCCCTACATCTGCGCCTTGTGCGCCAAGGAGTTCAAGAACGGCTACAATCTCCGGAGGCACGAAGCCATCCACACCGGAGCCAAGGCCGGCCGTGTCCCCTCGGGTGCTATGAAGATGCCCACCATGGTgcccctgagcctcctgagcGTTCCCCAGCTGAGCGGAgccggcgggggagggggagaagcGGGTGCCGGCGGCGGCACGGCTGCAGTGGCCGCCGGTGGCGTAGTGACCACGACCGCCTCGGGAAAGCGCATCCGGAAGAACCACGCCTGCGAGATGTGCGGCAAGGCCTTCCGCGACGTCTACCACCTGAACCGACACAAGCTGTCGCATTCGGACGAGAAGCCCTACCAGTGCCCGGTGTGCCAGCAGCGCTTCAAGCGCAAGGACCGCATGAGCTACCACGTGCGCTCACATGACGGCGCTGTGCACAAGCCCTACAACTGCTCCCACTGTGGCAAGAGCTTCTCCCG GCCGGATCACCTCAACAGTCACGTCAGACAAGTGCACTCCACAGAGCGGCCCTTCAAATGTGAG aAATGTGAGGCAGCTTTTGCTACGAAGGATCGACTCCGGGCGCACACAGTACGACACGAGGAGAAGGTGCCATGTCATGTGTGTGGCAAGATGCTGAGCTCGGCTTATATTTCGGACCACATGAAGGTGCACAGCCAGGGCCCTCACCATGTCTGTGAGCTCTGCAACAAAG GCTTCACCACAGCAGCATACCTGCGCATCCACGCGGTGAAGGACCATGGGCTCCAGGCCCCGCGGGCTGACCGCATCCTGTGCAAGCTGTGCAGCGTGCACTGCAAGACCCCTGCCCAGCTGGCCGGCCACATGCAGACCCATCTGGGGGGGGCCGCCCCCCCTGTCCCGGGAGATGCCCCccagccacagcccacctgcTGA
- the Maz gene encoding myc-associated zinc finger protein isoform X4, which produces MDPSNWSSFIFQGHAQNPLQVGAELQSRFFASQGCAQSPFQAAPAPPPTPQAPAAEPLQVDLLPVLAAAQESAAAAAAAAAAAAAVVTAPPAPAAASTVDTAALKQPPAPPPPPPPVSAPAAEAAPPASAATIAAAAATAVVSPTSTVAVAPVASALEKKTKSKGPYICALCAKEFKNGYNLRRHEAIHTGAKAGRVPSGAMKMPTMVPLSLLSVPQLSGAGGGGGEAGAGGGTAAVAAGGVVTTTASGKRIRKNHACEMCGKAFRDVYHLNRHKLSHSDEKPYQCPVCQQRFKRKDRMSYHVRSHDGAVHKPYNCSHCGKSFSRPDHLNSHVRQVHSTERPFKCEKCEAAFATKDRLRAHTVRHEEKVPCHVCGKMLSSAYISDHMKVHSQGPHHVCELCNKGTGEVCPMAAAAAAAAAAAAAVAAPPTAVGSLSGAEGVPVSSQPLPSQPW; this is translated from the exons ATGGATCCCAGCAACTGGAGCAGCTTCATCTTCCAG GGTCACGCCCAGAACCCCCTGCAGGTCGGGGCTGAGCTCCAGTCCCGCTTCTTTGCCTCCCAGGGCTGCGCCCAGAGTCCATTCCAG GCCGCGCCGGCGCCCCCACCCACGCCCCAGGCCCCGGCGGCCGAGCCCCTCCAGGTGGACTTGCTCCCGGTCCTCGCCGCCGCCCAGGAATCCGCCGCGGCTGCTGcggccgccgccgctgccgccgccgccgtgGTGACTGCACCCCCGGCCCCGGCCGCCGCCTCCACAGTGGACACAGCGGCCCTGAAGCAGCCCCCGGCGCCCCCTCCGCCACCCCCGCCTGTGTCGGCGCCCGCCGCCGAGGCCGCGCCCCCCGCCTCTGCCGCCACCATCGCCGCAGCGGCGGCCACCGCTGTCGTCTCCCCAACCTCGACGGTCGCCGTGGCCCCTGTTGCGTCTGCCTTGGAGAAGAAGACAAAGAGCAAGGGGCCCTACATCTGCGCCTTGTGCGCCAAGGAGTTCAAGAACGGCTACAATCTCCGGAGGCACGAAGCCATCCACACCGGAGCCAAGGCCGGCCGTGTCCCCTCGGGTGCTATGAAGATGCCCACCATGGTgcccctgagcctcctgagcGTTCCCCAGCTGAGCGGAgccggcgggggagggggagaagcGGGTGCCGGCGGCGGCACGGCTGCAGTGGCCGCCGGTGGCGTAGTGACCACGACCGCCTCGGGAAAGCGCATCCGGAAGAACCACGCCTGCGAGATGTGCGGCAAGGCCTTCCGCGACGTCTACCACCTGAACCGACACAAGCTGTCGCATTCGGACGAGAAGCCCTACCAGTGCCCGGTGTGCCAGCAGCGCTTCAAGCGCAAGGACCGCATGAGCTACCACGTGCGCTCACATGACGGCGCTGTGCACAAGCCCTACAACTGCTCCCACTGTGGCAAGAGCTTCTCCCG GCCGGATCACCTCAACAGTCACGTCAGACAAGTGCACTCCACAGAGCGGCCCTTCAAATGTGAG aAATGTGAGGCAGCTTTTGCTACGAAGGATCGACTCCGGGCGCACACAGTACGACACGAGGAGAAGGTGCCATGTCATGTGTGTGGCAAGATGCTGAGCTCGGCTTATATTTCGGACCACATGAAGGTGCACAGCCAGGGCCCTCACCATGTCTGTGAGCTCTGCAACAAAG GTACTGGTGAGGTTTGTCCAATggcagcagcagcggcggcggcggcagcggcggcagcagcagtggcagcccCTCCCACAGCTGTGGGTTCCCTCTCTGGGGCTGAGGGGGTGCCAGTGAGCTCTCAGCCACTTCCCTCCCAGCCCTGGTGA
- the Maz gene encoding myc-associated zinc finger protein isoform X5 translates to MFPVFPCTLLAPPFPVLGLDSRGVGGLMNSFPPPQGHAQNPLQVGAELQSRFFASQGCAQSPFQAAPAPPPTPQAPAAEPLQVDLLPVLAAAQESAAAAAAAAAAAAAVVTAPPAPAAASTVDTAALKQPPAPPPPPPPVSAPAAEAAPPASAATIAAAAATAVVSPTSTVAVAPVASALEKKTKSKGPYICALCAKEFKNGYNLRRHEAIHTGAKAGRVPSGAMKMPTMVPLSLLSVPQLSGAGGGGGEAGAGGGTAAVAAGGVVTTTASGKRIRKNHACEMCGKAFRDVYHLNRHKLSHSDEKPYQCPVCQQRFKRKDRMSYHVRSHDGAVHKPYNCSHCGKSFSRPDHLNSHVRQVHSTERPFKCEASSSHSHFLQIKDPQGSDPFNLLLPSPHPRKL, encoded by the exons ATGTTCCCCGTGTTCCCTTGCACGCTGCTGGCCCCCCCCTTCCCCGTGCTGGGCCTGGACTCCCGGGGGGTGGGCGGCCTCATGAACTCCTTCCCGCCACCTCAGGGTCACGCCCAGAACCCCCTGCAGGTCGGGGCTGAGCTCCAGTCCCGCTTCTTTGCCTCCCAGGGCTGCGCCCAGAGTCCATTCCAG GCCGCGCCGGCGCCCCCACCCACGCCCCAGGCCCCGGCGGCCGAGCCCCTCCAGGTGGACTTGCTCCCGGTCCTCGCCGCCGCCCAGGAATCCGCCGCGGCTGCTGcggccgccgccgctgccgccgccgccgtgGTGACTGCACCCCCGGCCCCGGCCGCCGCCTCCACAGTGGACACAGCGGCCCTGAAGCAGCCCCCGGCGCCCCCTCCGCCACCCCCGCCTGTGTCGGCGCCCGCCGCCGAGGCCGCGCCCCCCGCCTCTGCCGCCACCATCGCCGCAGCGGCGGCCACCGCTGTCGTCTCCCCAACCTCGACGGTCGCCGTGGCCCCTGTTGCGTCTGCCTTGGAGAAGAAGACAAAGAGCAAGGGGCCCTACATCTGCGCCTTGTGCGCCAAGGAGTTCAAGAACGGCTACAATCTCCGGAGGCACGAAGCCATCCACACCGGAGCCAAGGCCGGCCGTGTCCCCTCGGGTGCTATGAAGATGCCCACCATGGTgcccctgagcctcctgagcGTTCCCCAGCTGAGCGGAgccggcgggggagggggagaagcGGGTGCCGGCGGCGGCACGGCTGCAGTGGCCGCCGGTGGCGTAGTGACCACGACCGCCTCGGGAAAGCGCATCCGGAAGAACCACGCCTGCGAGATGTGCGGCAAGGCCTTCCGCGACGTCTACCACCTGAACCGACACAAGCTGTCGCATTCGGACGAGAAGCCCTACCAGTGCCCGGTGTGCCAGCAGCGCTTCAAGCGCAAGGACCGCATGAGCTACCACGTGCGCTCACATGACGGCGCTGTGCACAAGCCCTACAACTGCTCCCACTGTGGCAAGAGCTTCTCCCG GCCGGATCACCTCAACAGTCACGTCAGACAAGTGCACTCCACAGAGCGGCCCTTCAAATGTGAG GCCTCGTCATCACACTCCCATTTCCTACAGATCAAAGATCCCCAAGGCTCTGATCCCTTTAACCTCTtgctcccttctccccacccccggAAGCTTTAA
- the Maz gene encoding myc-associated zinc finger protein isoform X1, producing the protein MFPVFPCTLLAPPFPVLGLDSRGVGGLMNSFPPPQGHAQNPLQVGAELQSRFFASQGCAQSPFQAAPAPPPTPQAPAAEPLQVDLLPVLAAAQESAAAAAAAAAAAAAVVTAPPAPAAASTVDTAALKQPPAPPPPPPPVSAPAAEAAPPASAATIAAAAATAVVSPTSTVAVAPVASALEKKTKSKGPYICALCAKEFKNGYNLRRHEAIHTGAKAGRVPSGAMKMPTMVPLSLLSVPQLSGAGGGGGEAGAGGGTAAVAAGGVVTTTASGKRIRKNHACEMCGKAFRDVYHLNRHKLSHSDEKPYQCPVCQQRFKRKDRMSYHVRSHDGAVHKPYNCSHCGKSFSRPDHLNSHVRQVHSTERPFKCEKCEAAFATKDRLRAHTVRHEEKVPCHVCGKMLSSAYISDHMKVHSQGPHHVCELCNKGFTTAAYLRIHAVKDHGLQAPRADRILCKLCSVHCKTPAQLAGHMQTHLGGAAPPVPGDAPQPQPTC; encoded by the exons ATGTTCCCCGTGTTCCCTTGCACGCTGCTGGCCCCCCCCTTCCCCGTGCTGGGCCTGGACTCCCGGGGGGTGGGCGGCCTCATGAACTCCTTCCCGCCACCTCAGGGTCACGCCCAGAACCCCCTGCAGGTCGGGGCTGAGCTCCAGTCCCGCTTCTTTGCCTCCCAGGGCTGCGCCCAGAGTCCATTCCAG GCCGCGCCGGCGCCCCCACCCACGCCCCAGGCCCCGGCGGCCGAGCCCCTCCAGGTGGACTTGCTCCCGGTCCTCGCCGCCGCCCAGGAATCCGCCGCGGCTGCTGcggccgccgccgctgccgccgccgccgtgGTGACTGCACCCCCGGCCCCGGCCGCCGCCTCCACAGTGGACACAGCGGCCCTGAAGCAGCCCCCGGCGCCCCCTCCGCCACCCCCGCCTGTGTCGGCGCCCGCCGCCGAGGCCGCGCCCCCCGCCTCTGCCGCCACCATCGCCGCAGCGGCGGCCACCGCTGTCGTCTCCCCAACCTCGACGGTCGCCGTGGCCCCTGTTGCGTCTGCCTTGGAGAAGAAGACAAAGAGCAAGGGGCCCTACATCTGCGCCTTGTGCGCCAAGGAGTTCAAGAACGGCTACAATCTCCGGAGGCACGAAGCCATCCACACCGGAGCCAAGGCCGGCCGTGTCCCCTCGGGTGCTATGAAGATGCCCACCATGGTgcccctgagcctcctgagcGTTCCCCAGCTGAGCGGAgccggcgggggagggggagaagcGGGTGCCGGCGGCGGCACGGCTGCAGTGGCCGCCGGTGGCGTAGTGACCACGACCGCCTCGGGAAAGCGCATCCGGAAGAACCACGCCTGCGAGATGTGCGGCAAGGCCTTCCGCGACGTCTACCACCTGAACCGACACAAGCTGTCGCATTCGGACGAGAAGCCCTACCAGTGCCCGGTGTGCCAGCAGCGCTTCAAGCGCAAGGACCGCATGAGCTACCACGTGCGCTCACATGACGGCGCTGTGCACAAGCCCTACAACTGCTCCCACTGTGGCAAGAGCTTCTCCCG GCCGGATCACCTCAACAGTCACGTCAGACAAGTGCACTCCACAGAGCGGCCCTTCAAATGTGAG aAATGTGAGGCAGCTTTTGCTACGAAGGATCGACTCCGGGCGCACACAGTACGACACGAGGAGAAGGTGCCATGTCATGTGTGTGGCAAGATGCTGAGCTCGGCTTATATTTCGGACCACATGAAGGTGCACAGCCAGGGCCCTCACCATGTCTGTGAGCTCTGCAACAAAG GCTTCACCACAGCAGCATACCTGCGCATCCACGCGGTGAAGGACCATGGGCTCCAGGCCCCGCGGGCTGACCGCATCCTGTGCAAGCTGTGCAGCGTGCACTGCAAGACCCCTGCCCAGCTGGCCGGCCACATGCAGACCCATCTGGGGGGGGCCGCCCCCCCTGTCCCGGGAGATGCCCCccagccacagcccacctgcTGA
- the Maz gene encoding myc-associated zinc finger protein isoform X2: protein MFPVFPCTLLAPPFPVLGLDSRGVGGLMNSFPPPQGHAQNPLQVGAELQSRFFASQGCAQSPFQAAPAPPPTPQAPAAEPLQVDLLPVLAAAQESAAAAAAAAAAAAAVVTAPPAPAAASTVDTAALKQPPAPPPPPPPVSAPAAEAAPPASAATIAAAAATAVVSPTSTVAVAPVASALEKKTKSKGPYICALCAKEFKNGYNLRRHEAIHTGAKAGRVPSGAMKMPTMVPLSLLSVPQLSGAGGGGGEAGAGGGTAAVAAGGVVTTTASGKRIRKNHACEMCGKAFRDVYHLNRHKLSHSDEKPYQCPVCQQRFKRKDRMSYHVRSHDGAVHKPYNCSHCGKSFSRPDHLNSHVRQVHSTERPFKCEKCEAAFATKDRLRAHTVRHEEKVPCHVCGKMLSSAYISDHMKVHSQGPHHVCELCNKGTGEVCPMAAAAAAAAAAAAAVAAPPTAVGSLSGAEGVPVSSQPLPSQPW, encoded by the exons ATGTTCCCCGTGTTCCCTTGCACGCTGCTGGCCCCCCCCTTCCCCGTGCTGGGCCTGGACTCCCGGGGGGTGGGCGGCCTCATGAACTCCTTCCCGCCACCTCAGGGTCACGCCCAGAACCCCCTGCAGGTCGGGGCTGAGCTCCAGTCCCGCTTCTTTGCCTCCCAGGGCTGCGCCCAGAGTCCATTCCAG GCCGCGCCGGCGCCCCCACCCACGCCCCAGGCCCCGGCGGCCGAGCCCCTCCAGGTGGACTTGCTCCCGGTCCTCGCCGCCGCCCAGGAATCCGCCGCGGCTGCTGcggccgccgccgctgccgccgccgccgtgGTGACTGCACCCCCGGCCCCGGCCGCCGCCTCCACAGTGGACACAGCGGCCCTGAAGCAGCCCCCGGCGCCCCCTCCGCCACCCCCGCCTGTGTCGGCGCCCGCCGCCGAGGCCGCGCCCCCCGCCTCTGCCGCCACCATCGCCGCAGCGGCGGCCACCGCTGTCGTCTCCCCAACCTCGACGGTCGCCGTGGCCCCTGTTGCGTCTGCCTTGGAGAAGAAGACAAAGAGCAAGGGGCCCTACATCTGCGCCTTGTGCGCCAAGGAGTTCAAGAACGGCTACAATCTCCGGAGGCACGAAGCCATCCACACCGGAGCCAAGGCCGGCCGTGTCCCCTCGGGTGCTATGAAGATGCCCACCATGGTgcccctgagcctcctgagcGTTCCCCAGCTGAGCGGAgccggcgggggagggggagaagcGGGTGCCGGCGGCGGCACGGCTGCAGTGGCCGCCGGTGGCGTAGTGACCACGACCGCCTCGGGAAAGCGCATCCGGAAGAACCACGCCTGCGAGATGTGCGGCAAGGCCTTCCGCGACGTCTACCACCTGAACCGACACAAGCTGTCGCATTCGGACGAGAAGCCCTACCAGTGCCCGGTGTGCCAGCAGCGCTTCAAGCGCAAGGACCGCATGAGCTACCACGTGCGCTCACATGACGGCGCTGTGCACAAGCCCTACAACTGCTCCCACTGTGGCAAGAGCTTCTCCCG GCCGGATCACCTCAACAGTCACGTCAGACAAGTGCACTCCACAGAGCGGCCCTTCAAATGTGAG aAATGTGAGGCAGCTTTTGCTACGAAGGATCGACTCCGGGCGCACACAGTACGACACGAGGAGAAGGTGCCATGTCATGTGTGTGGCAAGATGCTGAGCTCGGCTTATATTTCGGACCACATGAAGGTGCACAGCCAGGGCCCTCACCATGTCTGTGAGCTCTGCAACAAAG GTACTGGTGAGGTTTGTCCAATggcagcagcagcggcggcggcggcagcggcggcagcagcagtggcagcccCTCCCACAGCTGTGGGTTCCCTCTCTGGGGCTGAGGGGGTGCCAGTGAGCTCTCAGCCACTTCCCTCCCAGCCCTGGTGA
- the Prrt2 gene encoding proline-rich transmembrane protein 2, with the protein MAASSSEVSEMKGVEESPETQGEGPGHSEAGASPLQILAEVPDQLEAPQPGPDTSAAPVDSGPNAGLAPETTDTPSGAPETAQATDLSLSPGGESKANSIPEEACQEPASKPEVNKEATADQGSEQESAAPPKPASEPASQQEPQSDPQPASQPTPKPALQPEPPTQGDPTPEVLTESVGEKQENGAVVPLQAGDGEEGPAPEPHSSPSTKMPPANGAPPRVLQQLVEEDRIGRAHSGHPGSPRGSLSRHPSSQLAGPGVEGGEGTQKPRDYIILAILSCFCPMWPVNIVAFAYAVMSRNSLQQGDVDGAQRLGRVAKLLSIVALVGGVLIIIASCVINLGVYK; encoded by the exons ATGGCAGCCAGCAGCTCTGAGGTCTCTGAGATGAAGGGGGTTGAGGAGAGTCCGGAGACCCAGGGAGAAGGGCCTGGCCATTCTGAAGCTGGAGCTAGCCCTCTCCAGATCCTAGCAGAGGTCCCAGACCAGCTAGAGGCCCCGCAGCCAGGCCCAGACACCTCTGCAGCCCCTGTGGACTCAGGGCCCAATGCTGGGCTGGCTCCAGAAACTACAGACACCCCATCTGGGGCCCCAGAAACAGCCCAGGCCACAGACCTTAGCTTAAGCCCAGGAGGGGAATCAAAGGCCAACTCCATCCCTGAAGAGGCATGCCAAGAGCCAGCATCCAAACCAGAAGTGAACAAAGAGGCCACTGCAGACCAGGGGTCTGAGCAGGAATCTGCAGCCCCTCCCAAGCCAGCCTCAGAGCCTGCTTCCCAGCAAGAACCCCAATCAGATCCTCAGCCAGCTTCCCAACCCACCCCCAAACCAGCCCTTCAACCAGAGCCCCCTACCCAGGGGGACCCCACCCCTGAGGTCCTGACAGAAAGTGTGGGGGAAAAGCAAGAGAATGGGGCTGTGGTTCCTTTACAGGCTGGGGATGGGGAAGAGGGTCCAGCCCCCGAGCCTCACTCCTCACCCTCAACAAAAATGCCCCCAGCCAATGGGGCTCCCCCCCGTGTGCTGCAGCAGCTGGTTGAGGAGGACAGAATAGGAAGGGCTCACAGTGGGCATCCAGGATCTCCCCGAGGTAGCCTAAGCCGCCACCCCAGCTCCCAGTTGGCAGGTCCTGGGGTAGAGGGAGGTGAAGGCACCCAGAAACCTCGGGACTACATCATCCTTGCCATCCTGTCCTGCTTCTGCCCCATGTGGCCTGTCAACATCGTGGCCTTCGCTTATGCCGTCATG TCCCGGAACAGTCTACAGCAGGGGGACGTGGATGGGGCCCAGCGGCTGGGCCGAGTGGCCAAACTCTTAAGCATCGTGGCGCTGGTGGGGGGGGTCCTCATCATCATCGCCTCCTGCGTCATCAACTTAGGCG TGTATAAGTGA
- the Pagr1 gene encoding PAXIP1-associated glutamate-rich protein 1, with product MSLARGHGDIASTTAAPLSEEGEVTSGLQALAVEDTGGPSVSANKAEEEGEGGQEEAEPAGSGTEEAPEAPSTEGEERVEGESEDWCVPCSDEEVELPADGQPWMPPPSEIQRLYELLAVQGTLELQAEILPRRPPTPEAQSEEERSDEEPETKEEEEEKPHMPTEFDFDDEPMTPKDSLIDRRRTPGGSARSQKREARLDKVLSDMKRHKKLEEQILRTGRDLFSLDSEDPSPASPPLRSSGSTLFPRQRKY from the exons ATGTCCCTAGCCCGGGGTCATGGAGATATTGCCTCCACCACGGCGGCGCCTCTGTCCGAAGAAGGAGAAGTGACTTCCGGCCTCCAGGCTCTGGCCGTGGAGGATACCGGAGGTCCCTCTGTCTCGGCCAATAAGGCCgaggaagagggggaaggaggacaggaggaggcCGAACCTGCCGGGTCCGGGACCGAGGAGGCACCAGAAGCACCCAGCACTGAGGGGGAGGAGCGTGTCGAGGGAGAATCCGAGGACTGGTGCGTGCCCTGCAGCGATGAGGAGGTGGAGCTGCCTGCGGATGGACAGCCCTGGATGCCCCCGCCCTCCGAAATCCAGCGGCTCTATGAATTATTGGCTGTCCAAGGTACCTTAGAGCTTCAAGCAGAGATCCTGCCCCGTCGGCCCCCTACGCCCGAGGCCCAGAGTGAAGAGGAGCGATCTGATGAGGAGCCAGAgaccaaagaagaagaagaggaaaa ACCCCACATGCCCACGGAATTTGACTTTGATGATGAGCCAATGACACCAAAGGACTCCTTGATTGACCGGAGGCGCACCCCAG GAGGTTCAGCCCGGAGCCAAAAACGGGAGGCCCGCCTGGACAAGGTCCTCTCAGACATGAAGCGACACAAGAAGCTGGAGGAGCAGATCCTTCGTACTGGGAGGGACCTCTTCAGCTTGGACTCGGAGGACCCCAGCCCGGCCAGTCCCCCACTCCGGTCCTCGGGGAGTACTCTCTTCCCCCGGCAGCGGAAATACTGA